A portion of the Lolium rigidum isolate FL_2022 chromosome 1, APGP_CSIRO_Lrig_0.1, whole genome shotgun sequence genome contains these proteins:
- the LOC124681139 gene encoding calcium-binding protein CBP-like: protein MADYNRYDHGHGQGYGQGYGYPPSAPPARVHAPSSSSPYSYGYGQGGGYPPPPMGSFGGGAVAFPPGTHPDVERAFRAADRDGSGRIDERELQDALSDAYHRFSIRTVRLLMSFSQNTRASSPPQMGPADFVSLWNCLGQWRGIFDRYDRDRSGRIDSNELNQALRGLGYAVPPSVIEALIANYNDGAPRRGALDFDNFVECGMIVKGLTDKFKEKDTRYTGSAALTYDSFLSIIIPFIVP from the exons ATGGCCGACTACAACCGCTACGACCACGGCCATGGCCAAGGATATGGCCAGGGCTATGGTTACCCGCCATCCGCACCTCCAGCGCGTGTGCACGcgccctcctcgtcgtcgccgtacaGCTACGGCTACGGGCAAGGAGGAGGCTACCCGCCGCCC CCGATGGGGAGTTTCGGGGGAGGAGCCGTGGCGTTCCCGCCGGGGACGCACCCGGACGTGGAGCGCGCGTTCCGGGCCGCCGACCGCGACGGCAGCGGCAGGATCGACGAGCGCGAGCTGCAGGACGCGCTCTCCGACGCCTACCACCGCTTCAGCATCCGCACCGTCCGCCTCCTCATGTCCTTCTCCCAAAACACTCGTGCCTCCTCGCCGCCCCAGATGG GGCCAGCGGACTTCGTCTCGCTGTGGAACTGCCTTGGACAATGGCGG GGCATTTTCGACAGGTACGATAGGGACCGTAGCGGAAGAATCGACTCCAATGAGTTGAATCAAGCTCTTCGTGGTCTCGGATACGCAGTCCCACCTTCGGTCATTGAAGCCCTTATAGCGAACTATAACGATGGTGCGCCCCGACGCGGTGCGCTTGACTTTGACAACTTTGTAGA GTGTGGAATGATTGTCAAG GGTCTGACTGATAAATTCAAGGAGAAGGATACGCGCTACACTGGCTCGGCGGCTCTTACGTATGACAGCTTCTTGTCGATTATCATCCCCTTCATTGTCCCTTAG